The genomic segment GAGCGTGTAGAGCAACCCGACGCCGAGGGGCACATTGCGCAGGAACAGCGTCCTGCCCAGCGTCGTGGTCCCGGCTCGCTCTTCGAGCCATTCGCCCAGGGAGCCCGCGCGGACGAATCGCATGGCGGCGCCTACAGCGCGACCCGGTTCGGGACGCCGACCTGGAAGTCCTGGTACTGCGTCATCAAGAGTCCGCCGTCGATCCGATACCTCAGCTCATCCATGGCTCTCGGCGGTGGCCCATCGAGGACGCGGCCGTCATCGCGCGCGAATACGCCGCCGTGACACGGGCAGACGAACGTGCTGGACTCGGCGCGGTAGCCCACGAGGCACCCCAGGTGGGTGCACCGAGCGTTGCGCACAACCACGTTCTCTTCCGTCGATCGATACACCCATACCGCACGGGGGAGCGTTGTCTGGAGGTATCCGTCGGCACGGCGGATCCCGAACTGAACCATGCGTGGTTGGCCGACGGCGAAGTCGGCGACCTGACCCAGGGAGATCCAAGGAGACTCGTCGCGGCGGCCTGCGGGCGAGACGATGGCGCCGATGACCGGCACGCCCAGCGCCGCCGCGAGAAAAGCGCCCAGCCCGGCGCCGACCCGAGCCAGGAGCGCTCGGCGCGTACTCGTTCCCGGTTCTGACCGGTCGTCGGCCTCCGACCGCGGATGCCCCGGCGGGATTGTCATCCGTCACCACCTCTGCCCGCCAAGTGTAAGCAATCGGCCGATCACGGAGGCACCAGCCAGCGCGGTAGTTCGTGGCTATCCAAAAGGAGGGGCCGCGTTGGAGTCGTGCCAATATCGAAACGTTGCTCTAAGGTGCTGATGGGTGCACACTTCTCACAGGACTCCCGATCTTCGTGCGGAGGAGATATGCGTTCATGAATAGCATCACGCGCTGCCCGTGGGGACGCCGCGCCACCGTGCTGGCGATAGCGCTCATCGCACCCGCCGCCGTTCTGCTCTCGGCCTGCAATAGGGGCTCGGCGCCGGTCACCACCATCAACGTGAGCGGTGCTGACTTTGCCTTTACGCCGGACAAGGTTTCGGTGCCGGCCGGCAAGGTTCACCTCGTCTTTACCAACCAGAGCACGACCAACCAGCACGAGCTGTGGGTCTATCCACAGAACCAGCCGCGCCTCCAGGAGATGGTTCAGGCAAAAGAAGCCGGGCAGGACGTCGAAGAAAAGGACTACCTCCAGAACGTGGCGGGGGACGTTGAGGACGTGCCGACCGGTCAGACGCAGAGCTTCGATGCCACGCTCCAGCCAGGCACGTACGAGTTCGGCTGCTTCGTGACCAGCACCGTGGATGGTCGGCCACGGAACCACTACGCCCTGGGTATGCATTTCCAGCTCCAGGTCATCTAACAATCGCCTCTCGTGCGACCGCACCAACAGGGGAGAAGCGAATGATTGTCGGGGTGCCGAAGGAGATCAAGGACAGCGAGCGGCGCGTCGCCGTGACGCCAAGCGGCGCCCACGCGCTCTGCGCAGCCGGCCATACGGTCGTGGTCCAGGCCGACGCCGGCACGGGGAGCGGATTCGCCGACGCCGAATACGCGGATGCGGGC from the Chloroflexota bacterium genome contains:
- a CDS encoding Rieske (2Fe-2S) protein, whose amino-acid sequence is MTIPPGHPRSEADDRSEPGTSTRRALLARVGAGLGAFLAAALGVPVIGAIVSPAGRRDESPWISLGQVADFAVGQPRMVQFGIRRADGYLQTTLPRAVWVYRSTEENVVVRNARCTHLGCLVGYRAESSTFVCPCHGGVFARDDGRVLDGPPPRAMDELRYRIDGGLLMTQYQDFQVGVPNRVAL
- a CDS encoding cupredoxin domain-containing protein; translated protein: MNSITRCPWGRRATVLAIALIAPAAVLLSACNRGSAPVTTINVSGADFAFTPDKVSVPAGKVHLVFTNQSTTNQHELWVYPQNQPRLQEMVQAKEAGQDVEEKDYLQNVAGDVEDVPTGQTQSFDATLQPGTYEFGCFVTSTVDGRPRNHYALGMHFQLQVI